The following proteins come from a genomic window of Mycolicibacterium rufum:
- a CDS encoding VIT1/CCC1 transporter family protein — MTDSGAAHVEDHRHADVTGGWLRAATFGAMDGLVSNTALIAGVAASADAPTVVISGAAGLLAGAFSMALGEYTSVTTANEQIDSEVHVERSSFQRQPEAEQAELVAKLVALGMSPETAATASEEIHQDDHKAINFHLIQELGVDPQEKPSPRLAAGSSFVMFAIGAVIPLIPYLLGYEILWAGLAFGGFGLMLAGAAAARITRRSPVLGSLRQLTFGAVAIAATYLVGHLIGVAAT; from the coding sequence ATGACCGACTCAGGTGCTGCGCACGTCGAGGATCACCGGCACGCGGACGTGACGGGCGGGTGGCTGCGCGCCGCGACGTTCGGCGCGATGGACGGGCTGGTGAGCAACACGGCGCTGATTGCAGGCGTGGCCGCCAGCGCGGACGCCCCGACGGTGGTGATCAGCGGGGCGGCCGGACTGCTCGCCGGCGCCTTCTCGATGGCGCTGGGCGAGTACACGTCGGTGACGACCGCCAACGAGCAGATCGACTCGGAGGTGCACGTCGAGCGATCGTCGTTCCAGCGTCAACCCGAGGCCGAGCAGGCCGAGCTGGTCGCCAAGCTCGTCGCCTTGGGGATGTCCCCCGAGACGGCCGCCACGGCGTCCGAGGAGATCCACCAGGACGACCACAAGGCGATCAACTTCCACCTGATCCAGGAGCTCGGCGTGGATCCGCAGGAGAAGCCCTCGCCGCGGCTGGCCGCGGGGTCCTCGTTCGTGATGTTCGCGATCGGCGCGGTGATCCCGTTGATCCCGTACCTGCTGGGTTACGAGATCCTTTGGGCGGGATTGGCTTTCGGCGGGTTCGGGCTGATGCTGGCCGGCGCTGCGGCAGCGCGCATCACCCGCCGGTCACCGGTGCTTGGATCGCTGCGGCAGTTGACGTTCGGCGCGGTGGCGATCGCCGCCACCTACCTCGTCGGGCACCTCATCGGCGTCGCCGCGACCTGA
- a CDS encoding MFS transporter — MWRQPKAVWAVAFASVVAFMGIGLVDPILKPIADNLNASPSQVSLLFTSYMAVMGVAMLITGVVASRIGPKRTLLIGLVIIIAGAGLAGMSDTVMGIVGWRALWGLGNALFIATALATIVNSARGSVAQAIILYEAALGLGIAVGPLVGGVLGEISWRGPFFGVSALMAVALLVTAFLLPATPPAARATTLADPFRALAHRGLLGVATTALLYNFGFFTLLAFTPFPLDMGAQEIGLIFFGWGLALAFTSVFVAPRLQHRFGTVRTLVVNLLLMTATLAAMAVWTDHKPVLAACVVIAGLWIGINNTLITETVMKAAPVERGVASAAYSFMRFGGAAVAPWLAGVLGENISVHLPFWVGAGAVLLAAGVLTVTRTHLGHIDDEETELEELTDEARAVTVGNES, encoded by the coding sequence ATGTGGCGCCAACCCAAGGCCGTCTGGGCCGTCGCGTTCGCTTCCGTCGTCGCCTTCATGGGGATCGGCCTGGTCGACCCGATCCTGAAACCGATCGCCGACAACCTCAACGCCTCGCCGTCGCAGGTCTCCCTGCTGTTCACCAGCTACATGGCGGTGATGGGCGTCGCGATGCTGATCACCGGCGTAGTGGCCAGCCGCATCGGACCCAAGCGCACGCTGCTGATCGGTCTGGTGATCATCATCGCCGGCGCCGGGCTGGCCGGGATGTCGGACACCGTCATGGGCATCGTCGGCTGGCGGGCGCTGTGGGGCCTGGGCAACGCCCTGTTCATCGCGACGGCGCTGGCCACGATCGTGAACTCGGCACGGGGGTCGGTCGCGCAGGCGATCATCCTCTACGAGGCCGCCCTGGGCCTGGGCATCGCCGTCGGCCCCCTCGTCGGCGGAGTGCTCGGCGAGATCTCCTGGCGCGGACCCTTTTTCGGCGTCTCGGCCCTGATGGCCGTCGCGCTGCTGGTGACGGCGTTCCTGCTGCCGGCGACCCCGCCCGCCGCGCGGGCCACCACACTGGCCGATCCGTTCCGGGCGCTGGCGCACCGCGGACTGCTGGGCGTCGCGACCACCGCGCTGCTGTACAACTTCGGCTTCTTCACGCTGCTGGCGTTCACCCCGTTCCCCCTCGACATGGGCGCCCAGGAGATCGGTCTGATCTTCTTCGGCTGGGGTCTGGCGCTGGCCTTCACGTCGGTGTTCGTGGCGCCGCGCCTGCAGCACCGCTTCGGCACCGTCCGCACGCTGGTGGTCAACCTGCTGCTGATGACCGCCACGCTCGCCGCGATGGCGGTGTGGACCGACCACAAGCCGGTGCTGGCCGCCTGCGTCGTCATCGCGGGTCTGTGGATCGGGATCAACAACACGCTGATCACCGAGACCGTGATGAAGGCGGCCCCGGTGGAACGCGGGGTTGCGTCGGCGGCCTACAGCTTCATGCGGTTCGGCGGCGCCGCGGTGGCCCCGTGGCTGGCGGGCGTCCTCGGTGAGAACATCAGCGTGCATCTGCCGTTCTGGGTCGGCGCGGGCGCCGTGCTGCTGGCCGCGGGTGTCCTGACGGTGACGCGAACACACCTGGGCCACATCGACGACGAGGAGACCGAGCTCGAGGAACTCACCGACGAGGCGCGCGCCGTCACCGTCGGCAACGAGAGCTGA
- a CDS encoding acyl-CoA dehydrogenase family protein has protein sequence MTTTAEYLRNSLDGRWRDVKNRVRKELSNDIFRPHYTPNTVIARTKVAEQLKIMAARGAAEDGFKKEHGGNGDVGAAVTQIEMLAMSDLSLMVKAGVQWGLFGGAIENLGTERHHEAYVQKLINLELLGCFAMTETGHGSDVQSLETTATYDPATEEFVIDSPTPSARKDYIGGAAETARVAAVFAQLITPDGEGHGVHCFVVPIRDDEGNDLPGVTTSDCHYKGGLPGVDNGRLQFDHVRIPRDNLLNKYADVAADGTYSSPIENPNRRFFTMLGTLIRGRVTVGGSAGAAARVALDIATRYALQRRQFSDPDGGEVLLMDYLVHQRRLFPLIARSYALQFAQNELVAKCHELQTADDPDPEEQRELESRAAGLKAANTWHATRAIQEAREACGGAGYLAENRLIALKADTDVFTTFEGDNHVLFQLVAKELLTAYADDIKGMSPVEWVGFAARFAGERVLKRTAAQTIMQTILDSREDNEEEGSLFNRGTQVKMLEDREEYMTASVARRLQSKSKEMSAFEAFNSVQDHVLHVAQAHIDRIILEAFVAGIDGCQDRTAREILGLVCDLYALTVIEEDKAWFVEHRFLSTERAKAVTRAINDRCKRLRPYAELLVDGFGIPESLRYAEMLHPEHIPDADDHSRQDATSAGVI, from the coding sequence ATGACCACCACTGCGGAGTATCTGCGGAATTCTCTCGACGGCCGCTGGCGCGATGTGAAGAACAGGGTGCGGAAGGAACTCAGCAACGACATCTTCCGGCCGCACTACACCCCCAACACCGTCATCGCACGCACCAAGGTGGCGGAGCAGTTGAAGATCATGGCCGCGCGCGGCGCGGCCGAGGACGGGTTCAAGAAGGAGCACGGCGGCAACGGCGACGTCGGCGCCGCCGTCACGCAAATCGAGATGCTTGCCATGAGCGACCTGTCGCTGATGGTCAAGGCCGGCGTGCAGTGGGGCCTGTTCGGCGGCGCGATCGAGAACCTCGGCACCGAGCGCCACCACGAGGCCTACGTGCAGAAGCTCATCAACCTCGAGCTGCTCGGCTGCTTCGCCATGACCGAGACCGGGCACGGCAGCGACGTCCAGTCCCTCGAGACCACGGCCACCTACGACCCGGCGACCGAAGAGTTCGTGATCGACTCCCCCACGCCGTCCGCGCGCAAGGACTACATCGGCGGTGCCGCCGAGACCGCTCGTGTCGCAGCGGTTTTCGCCCAGCTGATCACTCCCGACGGCGAAGGCCACGGCGTGCACTGCTTCGTGGTGCCCATCAGGGACGACGAGGGCAACGACCTGCCCGGCGTGACCACCTCGGACTGCCACTACAAGGGCGGGCTGCCCGGCGTCGACAACGGTCGCCTCCAGTTCGACCACGTCCGCATCCCGCGGGACAACCTGCTCAACAAGTACGCCGACGTCGCCGCGGACGGCACCTACAGCTCACCGATCGAGAACCCGAACCGACGGTTCTTCACGATGCTCGGCACGCTCATCCGCGGGCGCGTCACCGTCGGCGGCAGTGCCGGCGCCGCGGCCCGCGTCGCGCTCGACATCGCGACCCGCTACGCGCTGCAGCGGCGCCAGTTCTCCGACCCCGACGGCGGCGAGGTCCTGCTGATGGACTACCTCGTCCACCAGCGTCGGCTCTTCCCGCTGATTGCCCGCTCGTATGCGCTGCAGTTCGCGCAGAACGAACTGGTGGCCAAGTGCCACGAGCTGCAGACCGCCGACGACCCGGACCCCGAGGAGCAGCGCGAGCTGGAGTCGCGGGCCGCGGGCCTCAAGGCCGCCAACACCTGGCATGCCACCCGCGCCATCCAGGAGGCACGCGAAGCATGCGGCGGCGCAGGCTATCTCGCCGAGAACCGGCTCATCGCGCTCAAGGCCGACACCGACGTGTTCACCACGTTCGAGGGTGACAACCATGTGCTGTTCCAGCTCGTCGCCAAGGAGCTGCTGACCGCCTACGCCGACGACATCAAGGGCATGAGCCCGGTCGAGTGGGTTGGCTTCGCGGCCCGATTCGCCGGTGAGCGGGTGCTGAAACGCACTGCGGCGCAGACGATCATGCAGACCATCCTGGACAGCCGCGAGGACAACGAGGAGGAGGGCAGCCTCTTCAACCGCGGCACGCAGGTCAAGATGCTCGAGGACCGCGAGGAGTACATGACCGCGTCGGTGGCGCGCCGGCTGCAGAGCAAGTCCAAGGAGATGAGCGCGTTCGAGGCCTTCAACTCCGTGCAGGACCATGTGCTGCACGTCGCCCAGGCCCACATCGACCGGATCATCCTCGAGGCGTTCGTCGCGGGCATCGACGGCTGCCAGGATCGCACCGCCCGCGAGATCCTGGGACTGGTCTGCGATCTGTACGCGCTGACCGTGATCGAAGAGGACAAGGCGTGGTTCGTCGAGCACCGCTTCCTGTCCACCGAACGCGCCAAGGCGGTGACACGGGCGATCAACGACCGCTGCAAGCGGCTTCGGCCCTACGCCGAACTGCTCGTCGACGGGTTCGGCATTCCGGAGTCCTTGCGCTACGCCGAGATGCTGCATCCTGAGCACATCCCCGATGCCGACGACCACAGCCGTCAGGACGCGACCAGCGCCGGCGTGATCTGA
- a CDS encoding TldD/PmbA family protein — translation MTAPRTVDADFLALPRQALADAALSAALHAGASYADLRIHAMTTETVQLRDGALENAVVDDEIGLAVRVIVDGNWGFASHAELSPEAAVETARRAVRVATTLAPLNAERIELAPEPVYRDMTWVSDYRIDPFTVPLAEKIGVLEDYSGRLLASDGVDHVSAWLHAAKEQTFYADTFGSSITQQRVRVLPNLDAVTVDAAAGTFETMRTLAPPTARGWEAVAGDQVWDWTGELGALPALLAEKVKAPSVVAGPTDLVIDPSNLWLTIHESIGHATEYDRAISYEAAYAGTSFATPDKLGRMAYGSAVMNVTADRTVEHGLATVGFDDEGVRAQSWDLVRDGLFVGYQLDRVFAPRLGVARSNGCSYADSAHHVPIQRMANVSLQPGPEDVSTEDLIARVADGIYIVGDKSWSIDMQRYNFQFTGQRFFRIRDGRLDGQVRDVAYQATTTDFWGAMEAVGGQSTWRLGGAFNCGKAQPGQVAAVSHGCPSALFRGITVLNTREEGGR, via the coding sequence GTGACGGCGCCCCGAACAGTCGACGCGGACTTCCTCGCCCTGCCCCGCCAGGCCCTCGCCGACGCCGCGCTGAGCGCGGCGCTGCACGCCGGAGCGAGCTATGCAGACCTGCGCATCCACGCCATGACCACCGAGACCGTGCAGCTGCGCGACGGCGCGCTGGAGAACGCCGTCGTCGACGACGAGATCGGGCTCGCGGTCCGGGTGATCGTCGACGGCAACTGGGGTTTCGCCTCACACGCCGAGTTGAGCCCGGAGGCGGCGGTGGAGACAGCGCGACGCGCGGTGCGGGTGGCCACCACGCTGGCGCCGCTCAACGCCGAGCGCATCGAACTGGCGCCCGAACCCGTGTACCGCGACATGACGTGGGTGTCGGACTACCGCATCGATCCGTTCACGGTGCCGCTGGCGGAGAAGATCGGCGTGCTCGAGGACTACTCCGGCCGGCTGCTGGCGTCCGACGGGGTGGACCACGTGTCGGCGTGGCTGCACGCGGCCAAGGAGCAGACGTTCTACGCCGACACCTTCGGGTCCTCGATCACCCAGCAGCGGGTGCGGGTGTTGCCGAACCTGGACGCGGTGACGGTCGATGCGGCGGCGGGCACGTTCGAGACCATGCGCACACTCGCGCCACCGACCGCCCGCGGCTGGGAAGCCGTTGCCGGCGATCAGGTCTGGGACTGGACCGGTGAGCTGGGGGCCCTGCCCGCCCTGTTGGCCGAGAAGGTCAAGGCGCCCAGCGTCGTCGCCGGCCCCACCGATCTGGTGATCGACCCGTCGAACCTGTGGCTGACGATCCACGAATCCATCGGCCACGCCACCGAATACGACCGGGCGATCAGCTACGAGGCGGCCTATGCCGGCACGTCGTTCGCCACTCCCGACAAGCTGGGCCGAATGGCCTACGGGTCGGCGGTGATGAACGTGACCGCCGACCGCACGGTGGAGCACGGGCTGGCGACCGTCGGATTCGACGACGAGGGGGTGCGCGCGCAGAGCTGGGATCTGGTGCGCGACGGGCTGTTCGTCGGCTACCAGCTCGACCGGGTGTTCGCCCCGCGGCTCGGCGTGGCCCGGTCCAACGGCTGCTCCTACGCCGATTCGGCACACCACGTGCCGATCCAGCGGATGGCCAACGTCTCGCTGCAGCCGGGCCCCGAGGACGTCAGCACCGAGGATCTGATCGCGCGGGTGGCCGACGGGATCTACATCGTCGGCGACAAGAGCTGGTCGATCGACATGCAGCGCTACAACTTCCAGTTCACCGGCCAGCGGTTCTTCCGGATCAGGGACGGCAGGCTCGACGGACAGGTGCGCGATGTCGCCTACCAGGCGACCACCACGGACTTCTGGGGTGCGATGGAAGCCGTTGGCGGACAGTCGACCTGGCGTCTCGGTGGCGCGTTCAACTGCGGCAAGGCCCAACCCGGGCAGGTCGCCGCGGTCAGTCACGGATGCCCGTCGGCACTGTTCCGCGGTATCACCGTGCTCAACACGCGCGAGGAGGGCGGGCGATGA
- a CDS encoding MarR family winged helix-turn-helix transcriptional regulator, protein MSPTLGADLLSVVARLNRLANQRVRMPIPFAQARLLSTIDDRGEARISDLAALDHCSQPTMTTQVRRLEDAGMVTRTTDPQDARAVLIKITPEGKQALQQARADRGAAVDPYLERLSEADRACLTEAVDVMRRLITDATSPRTTAR, encoded by the coding sequence ATGTCCCCCACACTCGGCGCAGACCTGCTCTCGGTGGTGGCGCGGCTCAACCGGCTGGCCAACCAGCGGGTGCGGATGCCGATCCCCTTCGCGCAGGCCCGGCTGTTGTCCACGATCGATGACCGCGGCGAGGCACGCATCTCCGACCTCGCCGCACTCGACCACTGCTCGCAGCCCACGATGACCACGCAGGTGCGTCGCCTCGAGGACGCCGGCATGGTGACCCGGACCACCGACCCCCAGGACGCCCGCGCGGTCCTGATCAAGATCACTCCGGAGGGCAAGCAGGCCCTGCAGCAGGCCCGCGCCGATCGCGGTGCCGCCGTCGATCCCTACCTGGAACGCCTCAGCGAGGCCGACCGGGCCTGCCTCACCGAAGCCGTCGACGTGATGCGCCGCCTCATCACCGACGCCACCTCCCCCCGCACCACCGCACGCTGA
- a CDS encoding ABC transporter ATP-binding protein: MTTAGPQRSPRRLGSLKPVELAQASVMAALCAAIAIIAVVVPFAAGLSLLGTVPMGLLAYRYRLRVLITATVAGGLVAFLIAGMGGFMTVVNCAYIGGLTGIVKRRGRGTPTVVAASLVAGAAFGVFAVAALTVLSRLRHLIFESMTANVDGVAAIMSRVPQLEGAAERLKSDFATALHYWPLLLFAIGVGTILWVSLVGWWALSRVMSRLLGVPDVHKLETPIGDGPVDPVPLQLHDVRFRYPSAAKDALGPVSMAVEPGEHVAVTGANGSGKTTLMLVLSGREPTAGTVQRPGAVGLGRTGGTAVVMQHPESQVLGTRVADDVVWGLPPGTSIDVDRLLGEVGLDGFAERDTGGLSGGELQRLAVAGALAREPALLIADEVTSMVDQDGREGLMSVLSGLTRRHRTALVHITHYNDEAEAADRTVTLSGNGASADNVAGQEMVETAEVPVAAADPDRPPGPPVLELRGVGHVYGHGTPWAKAALRGIDFAVHEGDGVLIHGLNGSGKSTLAWIMAGLTVPTVGSCLLDGEPVSDQVGAVAISFQAARLQLMRSHVALEIASSAGFSMYDQARVTDALNTVGLDPTLASRRIDQLSGGQMRRVVLAGLLARSPRALILDEPLAGLDAASARGLLRLLEDLRRRRGLTVVVISHDFAGLEELCPRTLHLQDGELASVPTAAGGQQ, encoded by the coding sequence ATGACCACGGCCGGCCCCCAGCGCTCTCCGCGACGGTTGGGCTCGCTGAAACCGGTCGAACTGGCGCAGGCGTCGGTGATGGCGGCGTTGTGCGCGGCCATCGCGATCATCGCGGTCGTCGTGCCGTTCGCGGCGGGCCTGTCCCTGTTGGGCACCGTTCCGATGGGGCTGCTGGCGTACCGCTACCGGCTGCGGGTGCTCATCACCGCCACGGTCGCCGGCGGCCTGGTGGCCTTCCTGATCGCCGGCATGGGCGGCTTCATGACCGTCGTGAACTGTGCGTACATCGGCGGGCTGACCGGCATCGTGAAACGCCGCGGCCGCGGGACGCCGACGGTGGTCGCGGCCTCGCTCGTGGCCGGCGCGGCGTTCGGTGTGTTCGCCGTCGCCGCGCTGACGGTGCTGAGCCGGTTGCGGCACCTCATCTTCGAGTCGATGACCGCGAATGTCGACGGCGTGGCCGCCATCATGTCGCGGGTGCCCCAGCTGGAGGGCGCTGCCGAGCGGCTCAAGAGCGACTTCGCCACCGCGCTGCACTACTGGCCGCTGTTGTTGTTCGCCATCGGGGTGGGCACCATCCTGTGGGTCAGTCTTGTCGGATGGTGGGCGCTGTCGCGGGTGATGTCGCGCCTGCTCGGCGTTCCCGACGTGCACAAGCTGGAGACCCCGATCGGTGACGGGCCCGTCGACCCGGTTCCGCTGCAGCTGCACGACGTCCGGTTCCGGTACCCGTCGGCGGCCAAGGACGCGCTGGGTCCGGTGTCGATGGCGGTGGAGCCCGGCGAACACGTCGCGGTCACCGGGGCCAACGGCTCGGGCAAGACCACGCTGATGCTGGTGCTGTCCGGTCGCGAACCGACCGCGGGGACGGTGCAGCGGCCCGGCGCGGTCGGTCTCGGCCGCACCGGCGGCACCGCGGTGGTGATGCAGCATCCCGAGAGCCAGGTGCTCGGCACGCGCGTCGCCGACGACGTGGTGTGGGGTCTGCCGCCCGGGACGTCGATCGACGTCGACCGGCTACTCGGCGAGGTGGGCCTCGACGGGTTCGCCGAGCGCGACACCGGCGGGTTGTCCGGCGGTGAACTGCAGCGCCTCGCCGTCGCCGGCGCGCTGGCGCGCGAGCCCGCCCTGTTGATCGCCGACGAGGTCACCAGCATGGTGGACCAGGACGGTCGCGAGGGTCTGATGTCGGTGCTGTCCGGGCTGACCCGCCGCCACCGCACCGCGCTGGTGCACATCACCCACTACAACGACGAGGCCGAGGCCGCCGACCGCACGGTCACGCTGAGCGGCAACGGCGCCTCGGCCGACAACGTTGCCGGCCAGGAGATGGTGGAGACCGCCGAGGTGCCGGTGGCTGCGGCGGACCCCGACCGCCCGCCCGGCCCGCCGGTGCTGGAGCTTCGCGGTGTCGGTCACGTGTACGGCCATGGCACACCATGGGCGAAGGCCGCGCTGCGCGGCATCGACTTCGCGGTGCACGAAGGCGACGGCGTTTTGATCCACGGTCTCAACGGTTCGGGCAAGTCGACGCTGGCGTGGATCATGGCGGGGCTCACCGTGCCGACCGTCGGCTCGTGCCTGCTCGACGGTGAGCCGGTGTCCGATCAGGTTGGCGCCGTGGCGATTTCGTTCCAGGCGGCCCGGCTGCAATTGATGCGCAGTCACGTCGCGCTGGAGATCGCCTCGTCGGCGGGCTTCTCGATGTACGACCAGGCCAGGGTCACCGATGCGCTCAACACGGTCGGGCTTGATCCGACGCTGGCGTCGCGCCGTATCGATCAGCTCAGCGGCGGCCAGATGCGGCGGGTCGTGCTGGCCGGCCTGCTGGCCCGGTCACCGCGCGCACTGATCCTCGACGAGCCGCTGGCCGGGTTGGACGCCGCGTCGGCGCGCGGACTGCTGCGGCTGCTCGAGGACCTGCGCCGGCGCCGGGGATTGACCGTCGTGGTGATCTCCCACGATTTCGCGGGTCTGGAGGAACTCTGCCCGCGCACGCTGCATCTGCAGGACGGGGAGCTGGCCTCCGTGCCCACCGCCGCGGGAGGTCAGCAGTGA
- a CDS encoding energy-coupling factor transporter transmembrane component T family protein, protein MSSRKQRRQVVLLRPVPGRTVIHDLWAGAKLLIVAGIGVLLTFYPGWVPIAAVALLVVVAARMAHIPRGVLPTIPRWLWFLLALGALTATFAGGTPVVALGSVEIGLGGLLNFLRITALSIVLLGLGAMVSWTTNVAEIAPAVAALGRPLRPLRIPVDDWAVAVSLALRAFPMLIDEFSVLYAARRLRPQDVDVHRRTRGRRWAAELIDLLAAAITVALRRADEMGDAITARGGAGQISAAPSRPARRDWVAFAVVVAVCGVALAVELTVFPTSAARS, encoded by the coding sequence GTGAGTTCCCGCAAACAGCGCAGGCAGGTGGTGTTGCTGCGGCCCGTGCCGGGACGCACCGTGATCCATGACCTCTGGGCCGGCGCCAAACTGCTCATCGTCGCGGGCATCGGGGTGCTGCTGACGTTCTATCCCGGCTGGGTGCCGATCGCCGCCGTGGCGCTGCTCGTCGTGGTGGCCGCCAGGATGGCCCACATCCCGCGCGGCGTGCTGCCGACGATTCCGCGCTGGCTGTGGTTCCTGCTCGCACTGGGAGCGCTGACCGCCACCTTCGCCGGCGGCACCCCGGTGGTCGCCCTGGGTTCGGTGGAGATCGGCCTGGGCGGGCTGCTGAACTTCCTGCGCATCACCGCGCTGTCGATCGTGCTGCTCGGCCTCGGCGCGATGGTGTCCTGGACCACCAACGTCGCCGAGATCGCGCCCGCGGTGGCCGCCCTGGGCAGGCCGCTGCGCCCGCTGCGTATCCCGGTCGACGACTGGGCGGTGGCAGTCTCGTTGGCGCTGAGGGCGTTTCCGATGCTGATCGACGAATTCAGTGTGCTCTACGCGGCGCGCCGGCTGCGGCCGCAGGACGTCGACGTGCACCGGCGGACGCGGGGGCGGCGCTGGGCCGCCGAGCTGATCGACCTGCTGGCCGCCGCGATCACGGTGGCGTTGCGCCGGGCCGACGAGATGGGTGACGCGATCACCGCCCGCGGTGGCGCCGGCCAGATCTCGGCCGCACCGTCTCGGCCTGCGCGTCGCGACTGGGTGGCCTTCGCGGTCGTCGTCGCGGTCTGCGGCGTGGCGCTGGCCGTCGAGCTGACGGTGTTTCCCACCAGCGCCGCCCGCAGCTGA
- a CDS encoding metallopeptidase TldD-related protein, translating into MIGAAHVVDIALAEAARLGGADETVVLVTDRVDAALRWANNTMTTNGESTSRTTTVISIVRRGDDAHVGSVRSSAVDPAVLADLVGASQRAAAAAPAARDSAPPLPAGEPAVDWDAPVPETGADVFAGVAADLAQGFRGNDTLFGYARHILETTFVATSGGLRRRFTQPTGSVEINAKRDGASAWAGVSTPDFADVSTDALLEELGIRLSWARRTVALPAGRYETILPPSTVADLMIYLTWTMGGRGAQEGRTALAAPGGGTRVGERLTDLPLTLYSDPHAPGLECAPYVAVPTSSERASVFDNGMDIERVDWIRDGVINALAYPRAAAEEFGAPVAVGADNLLMTGGSTALPDMIAATERGLLLTTLWYIREVDPSVLLLTGLTRDGVYLVEDGEVTAAVNNFRFNESPLDLVRRATEAGVSEATLPREWGDWATRAQMPSLRIPDFHMSSVSQAQ; encoded by the coding sequence ATGATCGGCGCGGCGCACGTGGTCGACATCGCGTTGGCCGAGGCGGCGCGGCTGGGCGGGGCCGACGAGACCGTCGTCCTGGTCACCGACCGCGTCGATGCGGCGCTGCGGTGGGCGAACAACACGATGACCACGAATGGCGAATCGACCAGCAGGACCACCACCGTCATCTCGATCGTCCGCCGCGGCGACGACGCACACGTCGGCTCGGTGCGCTCCAGCGCCGTCGATCCGGCGGTGCTCGCCGATCTGGTCGGTGCGTCGCAGCGTGCGGCGGCCGCGGCGCCCGCGGCCCGCGACAGTGCACCGCCCCTGCCCGCGGGCGAGCCGGCCGTCGACTGGGATGCGCCCGTGCCGGAGACCGGGGCGGACGTGTTCGCCGGCGTCGCAGCAGATCTCGCGCAGGGGTTCCGGGGGAACGACACGTTGTTCGGGTACGCCCGCCACATCCTCGAGACCACGTTCGTCGCCACCTCGGGTGGCCTGCGGCGGCGTTTCACTCAGCCGACGGGCTCGGTCGAGATCAACGCCAAGCGCGACGGGGCCAGCGCCTGGGCGGGAGTGAGCACCCCCGATTTCGCCGACGTGTCCACCGATGCCCTGCTCGAGGAGCTGGGCATCCGGTTGTCGTGGGCGCGCCGGACCGTCGCCTTGCCCGCGGGCCGCTACGAGACGATCCTGCCGCCGTCGACGGTCGCCGACCTGATGATCTACCTGACGTGGACGATGGGCGGACGCGGCGCGCAGGAGGGCCGGACCGCGCTCGCGGCGCCCGGCGGCGGCACCCGGGTGGGGGAGAGGCTGACGGACCTGCCGCTGACGCTCTACTCCGACCCGCACGCGCCCGGTTTGGAGTGCGCGCCCTACGTCGCGGTGCCGACGTCCTCGGAGCGGGCGTCGGTGTTCGACAACGGAATGGACATCGAGCGGGTCGACTGGATCCGCGACGGCGTGATCAACGCGCTGGCCTATCCGCGGGCGGCGGCGGAGGAGTTCGGGGCCCCGGTCGCGGTCGGCGCGGACAACCTGCTGATGACCGGAGGGTCGACGGCGTTGCCGGACATGATCGCGGCCACCGAGCGGGGTCTGCTGCTCACCACCCTGTGGTACATCCGCGAGGTCGACCCGTCGGTGCTGCTGTTGACAGGATTGACCCGCGATGGCGTCTACCTGGTCGAGGACGGAGAGGTTACCGCCGCGGTGAACAATTTCCGGTTCAACGAGAGCCCCCTGGACCTGGTGCGCCGGGCCACCGAGGCCGGGGTCAGTGAGGCGACGCTGCCGCGCGAATGGGGCGACTGGGCCACCCGCGCGCAGATGCCGTCGCTGCGGATTCCCGACTTTCACATGTCCTCGGTCAGTCAGGCGCAATAA